Genomic DNA from Segatella copri:
ACATGGCAGACAGTTTCTTCCATTTGTTAGATTCACCTAAAACGATTTTGGCAAACCAAGTTAAAAAGAAATCTATTAGTATCTTCTTTTTCGTCTCCTTGGACAGAGGATAATCATGCCAAAGGATAAGATAGTTGCGCATGATACCATATAGACGCATCGGCGAATAATTAGCAACTTTAAAACTTCTCCCAAGGAATCTTCCATAACCACCTTCACCATACTTCTGAACGATGTGACTGTTGCCTACGAGCAAACATAGCAAATGATGTTTACTTGCCTCCAGCATCAGCCAATCATCAATGGCATCAACGAAGAAATCGGTATTGTAACCTCCGATTTCATTCAAAAATCGGATTGGTATTACTGCACCAGAGTTGATACCACCAGAATATATATATGTGAAAGGTGTGTCATTACCTGCCGAAGTAGATGCGAAATACACAGTGTTAAACTTTGTGATACTTTCATGGCTAGAAATTTGGCTAATATAGGCATCAAGACCTACCCAATGGGAATCTTGATCCATCGTCATCAAATAATCATAGCCATTTTCTGAGGCATATTTCCATGCCTCATTATACGCATGGGATAGGCCTAAATTATCCCCCCCATATTCTCCCCTTCGACTAATAACATAGCCTAGGAAAACATCCTTGCCACAACCACCAGGGGTATTATCCCATAGGAAGAAATCGTCTATATATTTAGACATATCTCCCAAAAGAGACTTTACGTTATCCCAGTCTGGTCGTAACAATATGATAGAACAAAGAATTTTCATAATTTTACATTTATTTTTCACCCAAGACAAGCATCCGAGAGATGTGAGTCTTAGATAACAATTTGCATATCAATATAGTTAGCATGCTCAAAACCAAAGCTACAAGCAATGCTACACAAACATCAACTATTACATAACCTGTAGATGATACAGACCATTCATTTTTATTCACTATATAATCTATAATAAAGACATGTATGAGATACATACCAAGAGTTTTGCTTCCCCAATAGCTGAACTTATTATACTTCTTAGAAATCAATTGCATAAGGATTATAACAGAAACAGCCATTACCACACCTTGTATATGGCGCAATATAAAAATATGAACATCGCCTAAACTCACAAGTTTGATCAAAGGGAAGAGATAGAAAGACTTATAAAAAAGTCCGTATAATACACTCCATAGAATTACCCCCCCACAACTCCGACAATTCTTGTAGTCAATGGGAGTCTGAAAAGTATATTAAGGACATCATACCTTCTTAAAATCAGTCCTATTGTAAAATAGGAAGTCATCTCCGAGAGGTTATTCCTTGTTACGAACAACATAGCTATATTAAGAATTATGGCTATTAGCCAAAATGTTTCTTTAATCTTCAACACAGCACAGCCTATCTCTATAAGAGCCGAAGCAAGTAGAATAGAGAACAAGCACTGTAAAAACCAGTAGCCATGCAGAAAGAACAGCTTGTCATGAGTCCAAGGCAACGACCATGCACTGACAAAAATGCAAGGTATCATGATTCTCATAAAATTCTTTTTGATATACAATCCCCATTCTCTTATCGTTTTATCCCGAAACAAAGAATGGTAGCAGGCATAACCTGAAAGAATCATAAACAATGGCATATTAAATGATTCTATAGCAGGTCCAACCTCTCCAAGGTTAGCAAACGAACCAACATGATAGATAATAACAAGTAGCATCGCCAGCATTTTAGAATTATCAAGCCAAGAAAGTCTAGGTTTAATATTTATTCCCATATCCATTTATATGTCATAAAATCGGAATTCATATATCCATTATGTGCTCTTATTATATAAGATATAAATAAGAGAGATATAATAGGATATTTTGTTTTTTGACTAGGAAGGGCTCCAATAGCAGCAAGGAGATAAAAGAAATTGCAGAAACGATCAATTAAGTGTCCATCCAGTCCTCCTAACAA
This window encodes:
- a CDS encoding acyltransferase family protein; the protein is MGINIKPRLSWLDNSKMLAMLLVIIYHVGSFANLGEVGPAIESFNMPLFMILSGYACYHSLFRDKTIREWGLYIKKNFMRIMIPCIFVSAWSLPWTHDKLFFLHGYWFLQCLFSILLASALIEIGCAVLKIKETFWLIAIILNIAMLFVTRNNLSEMTSYFTIGLILRRYDVLNILFRLPLTTRIVGVVGG